A genomic window from Gracilinanus agilis isolate LMUSP501 chromosome X, AgileGrace, whole genome shotgun sequence includes:
- the LOC123253786 gene encoding protein PHTF1-like, which yields MEANEKDAISWYQKKIRTFDQQILEQSLEQSQLKGFFKSRARKIGQIKPDFMDIDLTFVKDQAEIPWTSLTLKGIIHVVCFPLFSEWWIQVTSLRIFFWLLLLYVMQLAVFGLYLLSPVLSLSEVMTPVCLMLLMGTTHSQIVYTQMAAGPLGSDAIQRRQLGQMGEDDASSECKSHHCFGKVGGAESSDSASLRSADTRERLFSGSPTKKGVAENLPGCLGLGTKPKRSQAEMRMWQAKEKAKSSDEEKTKETYRLLGKGFSDEISSEDYGEEPPDKERSIEGASGDSDFEVKKEKVWLSSSKRANSPMKKPSPSRRCHAVGDSETLTDSELDSAGFTREILRDGGSRFRSGSIKHLKASAFDTDPEDVMWDELLHHRPSAPRDSKEASVKALCPGAKQDLKSDFQPNGAFCHQNKSSSSEHVSAIIWEDRECKKVTLSVWELSSIIKRRVNAYQQGKNYWILGNLLTLGLAFFPFLHRLFRQKNPYQILSISAEELLSLFCGAPTSVSVILLATINFFQRFCLIWIFFFMMCVAERTYQQRFLFAKLFNHITSARKAKKHEIPHFRLRKVENIKIWLSLHSYLKKQSPQQSIDVVVSSVYLLTLSIAFVCCAQILQNHKAFLGQTYNCEFLIWETVLLLFLLHLASLGSETSKKNRNISVLLMEQINLYFRMERKPHKKEQLVLVNNMLKLSTKLLKELNTPPRLYGLTTNPLINNITQTVILLAVPGIVSNLLGFNIHM from the coding sequence ATGGAGGCCAACGAGAAAGATGCCATATCGTGGTATCAAAAGAAAATTAGAACCTTCGACCAGCAGATCCTGGAACAATCCCTGGAGCAGAGCCAGCTCAAGGGCTTCTTCAAAAGCAGAGCCCGCAAGATAGGCCAGATCAAGCCGGACTTCATGGACATCGACTTGACGTTCGTCAAAGACCAAGCGGAAATCCCCTGGACGTCCCTAACCCTGAAGGGGATCATCCACGTCGTGTGCTTCCCGCTGTTCAGCGAGTGGTGGATCCAGGTGACCTCCCTGCGCATCTTCTTCTGGTTGCTCCTGCTCTACGTCATGCAGCTGGCCGTCTTCGGCTTGTACCTGCTAAGCCCGGTCCTGAGCCTCAGCGAGGTGATGACTCCCGTGTGCCTCATGCTCCTCATGGGCACCACGCACTCGCAGATAGTCTACACTCAGATGGCCGCCGGCCCCCTGGGAAGCGACGCCATCCAGAGGAGGCAACTGGGCCAGATGGGCGAGGACGACGCCAGCAGCGAATGTAAGAGTCACCACTGCTTTGGCAAGGTCGGGGGAGCCGAGTCCTCGGATTCCGCGTCCCTGCGCAGTGCCGACACTCGAGAGAGGCTCTTCAGCGGCAGCCCGACCAAGAAGGGCGTGGCGGAAAACCTTCCGGGCTGTCTCGGCCTGGGCACGAAGCCCAAACGCTCCCAAGCCGAGATGAGGATGTGGCAAGCCAAGGAGAAAGCGAAGAGCTCCGACGAGGAGAAGACGAAGGAGACTTACCGCCTTTTGGGGAAAGGCTTTTCCGACGAGATCTCCAGCGAAGATTACGGCGAGGAGCCGCCGGACAAAGAGAGGAGCATCGAAGGGGCCTCGGGGGACAGCGACTTCGAAGTCAAGAAAGAAAAGGTGTGGCTGTCCTCTTCCAAGCGCGCCAACTCGCCCATGAAGAAACCGTCCCCTTCCCGGCGGTGTCACGCGGTGGGAGATTCCGAGACCCTGACGGACTCGGAGCTCGACTCCGCCGGCTTTACGCGGGAGATCCTCAGAGACGGCGGTTCCCGTTTCAGGAGCGGCAGCATCAAGCACCTGAAGGCCTCCGCCTTCGACACGGACCCCGAGGACGTCATGTGGGACGAGCTTTTGCACCACCGGCCGTCAGCCCCGAGAGACAGCAAGGAGGCGAGCGTGAAGGCCCTCTGCCCAGGGGCCAAGCAGGACCTGAAAAGCGATTTCCAGCCCAACGGGGCGTTCTGTCACCAGAACAAGAGCTCCTCCTCGGAACACGTGAGCGCAATCATCTGGGAAGACCGCGAGTGCAAAAAAGTGACTCTGTCCGTCTGGGAACTCAGTTCCATCATCAAGAGGAGGGTTAACGCGTATCAGCAGGGCAAAAACTACTGGATCCTGGGAAACCTCCTCACCTTGGGGCTGGCGTTTTTCCCCTTCTTACACCGACTCTTCCGCCAGAAGAACCCGTACCAAATCCTCTCCATTTCCGCCGAAGAACTTCTGAGCCTGTTTTGCGGGGCGCCCACGTCCGTCTCCGTCATCCTGCTGGCGACGATCAATTTCTTCCAGCGCTTCTGTCTGATCTGGATCTTCTTTTTCATGATGTGCGTGGCGGAGAGGACGTACCAACAACGGTTCTTGTTCGCCAAGCTCTTCAATCACATCACCTCTGCCCGGAAAGCCAAGAAGCACGAGATCCCCCACTTCCGACTCAGAAAGGTGGAGAACATCAAGATATGGCTGTCGCTGCATTCTTACTTGAAGAAGCAGAGCCCACAGCAGTCCATCGACGTGGTCGTGTCCTCCGTGTACCTGCTGACCCTCTCGATTGCTTTCGTTTGCTGTGCCCAGATTCTGCAAAACCACAAGGCCTTCCTGGGCCAGACTTACAACTGTGAGTTCCTGATTTGGGAGACGGTCCTGCTGCTCTTTTTACTGCATCTCGCCTCGCTGGGGTCCGAAACGAGCAAGAAAAACAGGAACATTTCAGTGCTGCTCATGGAGCAAATCAACTTGTATTTCAGGATGGAGAGGAAGCCGCACAAAAAGGAGCAGCTCGTGCTGGTGAACAACATGCTCAAGCTGTCGACCAAGCTGCTGAAGGAGCTCAACACCCCCCCGAGACTCTACGGCCTGACCACGAATCCCCTGATCAACAACATCACTCAGACGGTCATCCTGTTGGCCGTCCCAGGGATCGTGAGTAATCTGCTGGGCTTTAATATACACATGTGA